CGAGGAAGACTCGGCTGCTTCGCTATCCCtctcttgttattattattactattagcCCCTTCGTTGCCTGttgaaccaccaccaccaaagacGCCAACAACGCTCTCGCctccattgttgttgttcttgaaaccattGTGATTAGGCGGGACAGAATGAGAAGCTGCTGCTTGCTGATTGTTATTATTCTCCTCTGCGTTCCAAATAGAGACGAGAAACTCGTCCATGTTCATAGACCCGAAGTTCTTGCCGTTCTCACATAGAGCATGTTGGAACTCGTCGAGGGTCAGTGAGTAGATAGAGGATTGTCTTCCCAACGAAGAAAACGGATGATGATTCTCACCACCTCCTACTCCATTCTGTCTTGTCTGCGCCGTCGACGACTCCACTTCTCTCTCTGACATCATCTTTGTTTCTCTAAGTACCATTTAACAACTGcacatacacacaaacaatGACCAATTAACATCTGTATTCACACTATATTGAAACATGTCACCTACCTAAAGACGACAATAACCATTTTGtctcttataaattaaaatcgTCGTATTACTTTGACTAAACATTAGATACTTATCCAGATCACAGAAACATGTAAATGacgttaagaaaaaaaagaaaaaaaaaacatatgaaaagaaaaaattaaaagtcgGTCCACgtgaaaataaagaagaacgGTCGACATCATGACAGCGACAAACGATACTAAATATAGCAATAAACAAACTAATAATTACACATTTCAATAAAGTTTCCGTttccaaaagaggaaaaaatatcATACCCCACTAGTTTCCTCTCAAAAGCTAACTTATCAACACAAAGATAATTAGAGCTTAATTTAACAATACTAAAATGTTCATTAGCTTGGGTACTCATCCTTATATTAAATCCAccatataaaccaaaattaaacgcAGATGAGAGGACcataaaatcaaatgaaataaatttaaactatataaaaaaaaataaacttcctCTACCAGTCTTATTATAATCCAagatcttgaaaaaaaaaacaataaataaatcaagaaagtGAGAACCTGAAAATGAAATAAGTGTGTCCAAAAACCGGTGGCTTTTATGTTCCTCCGCCGCCGGAAAACTGAAAGAATTAATGCTTCTTGTTCTAGAGGTTCACCCTCCTTCACATAACTTTAAAGCCGCCGGAGAGCTTTAGCTGAGAAAAGTttttgagggagagagagagagagagagatggaaatGGTGTAAGAGAGAGAGGCGGTAAAAGGGAGATTATGGTTCACCCACGAAGAGAGACAGGGGTGGAGGTCAACATCTTTTGTCCAAAGTTATCTTCGACCAATGGGAGATGTAAGCTAAGAGAGGTCCAGGTCCAGGCCCATGATCAGAGGCAAAGAATCTGTACGGCTGCTTCCGACACGTGTCCCGCACGTGTCTCTCTTACGTTTCTTGGAGTGTCCTCTCTTGGGCTCGACGCGTGTTATACTTCTGCTTCGGCtacacaaatctttttttcttttacgcCAACACTGGTCTGAACCGATGGATTCTCTTTTGGAAAATTGCACTTTATTACGATtcgagagagatgaagaagaagaagaagtttgttaGAGATTATCAAAATATCTTTGTCTTATTTCATAATcacaaaattatacaattgtGTGCTTTTTTTACAAGTGTGGTATACTAACTTAACCGGTGTAAACCATAAAATCAATCTAAACCTTATACATACTTCCAATAGCACTAGAAGTTGAAGCAAACTAGaagtgtgattttgtttttttgatgcTGAGAATTTTGTATTAATCACAACTAAAATTTAgcgattataatttttttttgtggttaataCATAGGTAATAAAATTGGTCGAAATTTAgcgattataatttttttttgtggttaataCATAGGTAATAAAATTGGTCGAAATTTAgcgattataatttttttttgtggttaataCATAGGTAATAAAATTGGTCGAAATTTAgcgattataatttttttttgtggttaatacataggtaataatttttttttgtggttcataatttgttttcgaaatatattttaaccaaaaaaatgtataattaactttTAGAGATCAatacaattttatatgaaaaaaaatatatgtactgTATGTTGTTCAAAATAATGTAATAGTCAAAGTTTTGTAAATACTTCTATTGTTGTTGTCCTTTAGCTAGTGAAAAGTAGACTTGTTCGATTTTGAATAGTAGTAGTACTGCGTTTGGTGTCAGtcaaaaacttattaaatagaagaaagaaacaaaatcgtgaaaaattaattatcctcttctttggtaaaattctaaaaaaaaagataaaatatgatTCGGATTATccatcatataaaatatttaaaaagaatcCGACCTGCCGGAATCGAACCAGCGACCTAAAGATTACAGCAACTACTACAGTcttccgctctaccaactgagctaaggtcggatGTTTGTTAACTTATACATATGTTTCTTAATATTAACCTAGTTAAGATTTCGTTTTGGTCCCAAGTATTATTGTTCTTAGTTTATTCCAAACAAACACAAGTTTTTTACATAGCTACCAAAACTCATACCAATATATCTAGCCACAATATATTTATCAGTATTCTCATGAATCTCTCATTGGTTCAAAGTATTATAGCAATCATGTCACAAAACCCAATTAGCCTCATCTTTTTGTGAGAGAGAAGGTATATGAGAGTTTAGTTCCTGTTCTTGACTTCATCGTTGGTTAAGAGAGTCTTAACAATGTTATTAACCATACCTGGAGCGAAAGGGAACAAATGCCCAGCTCCAGGAATCTCATGGTATTGGATCCATGGCAGCTTCTGCGCAATGTAACGTTGCAGAGTCACAGGGACAAGCACATCATCATCTCCCTGCCACAAGTGCACTGATCCTTCATTGTTCGGAAACAGATTCTCGAGTTCCATTGGATCGAATTCCCAAGTTCCAAATCCAACAATCATGTCACGGTGCAATGTCTCGTGTGTTCCTTGTTGCCTTATTTGTGCCTATATAGAGACTTGGATTTGATGAAAATGCAAATAGGGAAAGAAGTGATGATgaaattgttataaatatatacatacctcATGTGGCCTTCTTGCAGCACCGAGCTTAGACATGATCTCTTTGTCTGCTTTGGACAACATACCGAGATTTCGGGCCACAACACTTGATCCATGGAACCACTCCTGTGAGTTCCACCAATGAGTAAGCCAAGGAGCATAGTGTGCAACACGAACCGCCCATTGGTCATTTCTCGCTTGCTGGTAATAAACCTCGGTTGATAAGTCTGATGGAAAGTTCTTCCACCAATAGTTCACCACTGGAGCGACAAGTGTTACTCCAGCCAACCTAAAGAATCAAACAGAGTTATACActcacacacatacacacatcaAAACCATTCCCTTAAATAACTATGTGATCATTAACAATGTTAGTTCTGAAAGTGATACCTGTGAGGAATGTACTTAAGGCATGCCCATGTGGCTTGTCCACCCATCGAGTACCCGATGACATAGAATTTAGAGCCTAGACTCAACTGATCAGCAAGCTCTTCTACGTCCAAAGCCAAGCTTTTGGGAGTACGGTTTGGGTCAGGATCACTCTCTCCATAACCAGGTCTATCAAATGAAACCATATACACACCTAGTCCTTCTTTTATTTCCTACAACATTGATATCAGTAAGTTTACATCTTAAAACAGGTAACAACTAGTAAATGTTTTGGCATGAGAACATTATAAAACAAGTACCGGTGATAGTAGAGCTGCGAAAGCATTATCGTGCCTGCAACTGTCAGATCCATGGACAACGACGATTCTATGGGTAGCTTCATCTCTTGGAACTCCTTGCTCTTTGTAAGATAAATGCCTTCCGTCTCTAAGCTTAATCCTTGGTCCTGTGATGGATGGACCATCAGGAGAGCCACATAGCTTCGATGGAGGAGGCTGGATCGCCTTATAAGTCGAAGCAGCTATACAGACAaagaacaccaacaacaacttcTGAAGAACACCTGTAATTCAGATTCAGACAAACAGAGGTTTTTTTGTCCTGTCTTTAAAAATGAATCTTCAAGGGCAAGAAACCAAAGCTGTGATGTCTCT
The sequence above is drawn from the Camelina sativa cultivar DH55 chromosome 4, Cs, whole genome shotgun sequence genome and encodes:
- the LOC104782043 gene encoding uncharacterized protein LOC104782043, which codes for MATGSTDPPRSPSSGVLQKLLLVFFVCIAASTYKAIQPPPSKLCGSPDGPSITGPRIKLRDGRHLSYKEQGVPRDEATHRIVVVHGSDSCRHDNAFAALLSPEIKEGLGVYMVSFDRPGYGESDPDPNRTPKSLALDVEELADQLSLGSKFYVIGYSMGGQATWACLKYIPHRLAGVTLVAPVVNYWWKNFPSDLSTEVYYQQARNDQWAVRVAHYAPWLTHWWNSQEWFHGSSVVARNLGMLSKADKEIMSKLGAARRPHEAQIRQQGTHETLHRDMIVGFGTWEFDPMELENLFPNNEGSVHLWQGDDDVLVPVTLQRYIAQKLPWIQYHEIPGAGHLFPFAPGMVNNIVKTLLTNDEVKNRN